Within the Takifugu flavidus isolate HTHZ2018 chromosome 20, ASM371156v2, whole genome shotgun sequence genome, the region TTACAAATAAAACTGGAAACTCTTTACACAGAAATATGgagatttttttcatttcagtaatttcctttttaaaaaaaaacaaaaacacttaaTGAACTAATTTCCGGACAAATGTaacggccaccagggggcgctttTAGTTTTAACAAAAGATTCAGATGCACTTTAAATATGTGGAAACATGTGAGGTGAAATAAAATGTTGCAGCATTTGCATTATTATTGCAGCCCTCCGGAAGAATGGATCTAAATGAATCTCCTCACCAGTTTATGAAAACAATATAACCCCTTCTAATGAACGatttcagcagcagaaaatTGAGTTTTTCCCCTCTAATATGCTCGTTATAACAGTGTCGTTACACCCTGAGATCGTGTTCCTGCGTGCAAGTGTGAAAACGAGGAGTTTCACTCTTCAGACGGCGGCCGTCTGGGTCAGGTTCCATAATGCCAGTGTCCCCTTACAGTCCAGGATTTGAGATGAGGGAGCCCATGCCCACATGGGacagatgggggagggaggggggtgctATTAAATCCTTACATTAAACCAGAGAGCTATAAAAGCAGGAGAATACCTAAACATGATCATTTTTCCCTCCACATCCCAGTAGAACCAGCCTGtctagcctctctgtcccactataaccagtccagtaaGGGAGACTTGACCCCAGATTGAATATTTTTcatcataaattaaaaaacaacattcacATCACAGGCTGCAAGCCTCTGGGCTAAATTAAATGAAGCGCGGTTGGACTGCAGCTGAACCTCGTGGAGGAAGACAATGATGAAGGCGGCGGCCTGTGTGAGACTCCATTCAGGGAGCAAAGGCAGCTCGCCGATCGTGGCGTTTTGGAACGGCGCTGTGGGAATTTACCCCATTTGAGATGCAAATTCCTCACAGAGCTGAAAGAGCCGGAGAAACAGGTGTCCAAGGAAGTGTGTTGCTGCACTGGTGGGCGACTGAATGATAACACAGGCTGCACTCACACCCTGCCTGTTCCACccagagcgagtgtgtgtgtgtgtgtgtgtgtgtgtgtgtgtgtgtgtgtgagagagagatctcCACTATAACATCATGAATTCAGACGCATCGACAGCCACAGTTTTGTCACTTTATTGATTTACAGTAATTCGGTATAAAAGGGATCGTAGTTGTGATGAAGTCGCATCAGATGAAGGGAAAAGCGTTTCGTCTCGGTTAGATTACGCAACATTCTTTCTCACCGTGGCGCCGACGACGGTACAGACACCAATATTCAGGTTTAGCCTACATAAATGTCATATATGCGCTAATTTTATCAAAATATCTTTCAAAAAATGTCTACTGAAtaaacagcagcacatttaaCATCGACAGTTTAATgtgaacattaaaaaacacattaaaaaacagCTAAAACTGCTAGCAGCTGCTAACGTGAGTTCCCTTTATCAGAACACTGGAGTTAAATATCAGCTTCACTGACTTTATTTTAGGTTCAAATTAGCATCAAAGTGAGCATCAAAGTGTTTCACTGTACTTTCAATAGTTAAACTGAATGtgtgcaaaaagaaaacaacaaaatgcaATAAATTCTGGAATTTCATTCAGTTTTAAGCTAATAATTGTCATGTTGGGATCAGCTATAGACGatggaaaaataattaaataggAAAGTGTCTACTAAGCTTCAATAGCTTAGTTTTTGAGGAAAAATGCTTCATATTAGTGTTCTTCAACGTGGCATTTGAGCACTATCTCTTAAGTTCTTACCCAAAATGACATCAACAAATGAATTTCATAAAATATATCAGCTTATAAAAATCTTTGGCTTATTAGCAACAATATCCCTGCACAAATCTCCCTTTATTTTAGAGTCACGCTAACGGATGCTGGTCTTTTCTCAGACTGACAGCGCCCCCACGTGTTAAGAACAGTAATAACAACCACCAACTCCAACCTCGTGGGAACGATAAGAGTTAAAGTATAGAGCAAACAAAGCCATCTGCTTTCAAAGAGGAAGATAATAAAAGTGTTCCTCATAAACTACAGACAAACCAGCTGTTGCTCCCAGTAATTACACAACATTCGGCAGATTCAGAGATTTGGATTGCTCATGATTTATACTCATGATCACTTACATTCAACATCATAAATACAGTCTTAATCAAGCTGTTTAGAATGTTGTTTAGGCCAGTTTATTGGAACCTGTCTCAAAGTGACATGAGGACCtttgtcgccccctggtggccgatttccataataaatatattataatGTCGCGTGTTCATGTGACTGCTGAAGTCTGGCTGGCAGCTTATGGCTCAAGGAGAGAATCCTCTTCCCCCTCTGCTTATTTAACATTATTGCTGATAATAAAATTGTCTGGAATGGTTCACATGTGTGTAAACTCTACAGGTAAGTGTcatgctctgtgctgctcacgCTCTCTTTGGACCCGTCAACGGTCGTGTGTTTGAGGAGGGGCGAGGGGTCAGGCTGAAGGTAGCCTGGATTACCCACAGGTGGTGATGGGGTTGTGTTATTTTCTTGCCTTACTTCAGCCTTGTGATCGAACGTCCCTCGCTCCCCATCTTGCTTGGGCGGAAGAAGAGACTCCACCTTGATGTTGGGCCTTTGTCTCAGGTCCTGGTCCCCGGGCGGCTCGGCGGTCATGATCGCCTTGGCACCGTGCATCCTGGGCGGGGACTTGGACTGCAAATTGCCGTGCGACTCCTTCCATCGCCGCAGCTGATTGAAATGCTCCTTCTCAATGTCCTTCTCAGTCACGTGCAACTCAATAAcctgaagcagaggaggagttgggctgaattattcatgacAGCTGATAGTGCAGCCACGAGAGGGCAAAGTCCAAGAAGAAAAGGGCTGAGGCTGCAGAAAAGGACCATAAAACGAAGACAGATGATAACGCGGAGGTCTGACCGCACCTCCTGCGCCAGGAAGCTCTCCTGCATGTACTGCGGCTGTATAGCTCGGAGGAGCTGCATCGTTTCATAGAGACCTTGGCAGGACTTCAGCTTCTCTTGGGAGCCCAGCGTGCACTTCAGGAGGACGAGGCCCACTCGGAAGAGGATCTTTACCCctgagaacagacaaagtcCCGAATGGTCTTAAATCCGCTGGAGTCACCAGTTGAAGAACCTGATCTAAATCCCACCAATACTCAATCCTGATGTAATAATCCTGGTGCTCCTCCAACATCTTACCCTCGCAGAGGAACATGTCCCAGATGCGCAGCACCGAGGCCCACGGCAGCGTCCGGGAGAAGGCACACATGAACCACTCGGTCATGCACAGGACGGGCTCCAGGTTGTGCTTCTTGAGGTGGCGGTGGGCCGTGGGAGACACCTTATGCAGCAGGGCATACAGGATCTCCCCGTCCAGCTGGATGGCCTCCTGTGGAGAGGGCGGGGAACAGCAGTCAGAACAAACGCCTCCTTCAAGCCGAGTCAGCAACTTGGGTGATTGAGACATCTGCATTGGCCTCCTGTTACATGTGCTGGCTGAcgggaaaacaggaaaacgcaTCCCAAACATGCAGTTTTATGGGCATTCCTGCAGCATTCCACCTGATATCTTCAACCACAGCAGAGCGGTTGAGTCACCAGGTGGAACGCGGGTTCAGCTGAGCAATGATCGACACAGTGTGTTTGCACAGATCCTTACCAGCCCTGTGCTGTAGTAACCCGGCAGGTACTTCTCACAGATCTGGACAAGAACCCAGAAGGCATCCTTGGTCACAGAATGGAAACAAATgcaataaatgaacaaatatcGGACGTGTAGCGACTCATCTATCATAAGTTCACACTCGGAGTCTCGACACCCTGCAAATATGAACATTAAAACTGTGATAAACGTGTCCAACATCTATCTTTGGCTCTTCTGGACAGCATGGGAGGCTTGTGTGTTCACCTCTGCTGGCATGTGCATCAGGAGAACGGCAGCGACGGGAGCCTGAGCCTGGCAGTAACCCTCGTCAGGGCGGAACAGACTGTAAGCCTTCAGGACGTCGAAGAGGCCCTGCTGCCTGCGGACAGGGACGCAGAGCACCTGTCACCCTGTCCTCTCTAACACCGAGGGCATCACGACGGGGGCGCTCACCCGTGACCTCCTCGGGCAGAAAACATTTCGTGGAAGGGAAACTGCCGATGGAGGTCCCGCTCAATAATGTCGACCCAGGTTGGATCTCCCTGCTGGCTCAGCAGCtcctaaaaaaaacagcaggattTCCGTAGCTTATGGGCCACATTTGAGCCTTTTCTAACCAGACGTGTGCACGTTTAACGAGCAGTTCTATATATCAGTCGCTTCTATGACTCACCTGGTATTTTCCAGCGTTCTGCTCCCTTTTGACTTTCCCCCCGGTGAGGTAGAGCCAGGCTCGGCCCCGCAGCGACGGTGGGATCCCCTTCTGACATCGTTCTTTCACCTGTTTTTTCAGCACGTGCAC harbors:
- the LOC130517561 gene encoding TBC1 domain family member 10A-like isoform X3, whose protein sequence is MGTAAGSCPTQGPTAAQSRRRRRWTSTASQGGPSSPLETLLNVLVQALSQYGSLLPDCVDILRVDSAEEVPIEVLRQREAKWLEMLNSWDKWMAKKHKKVKERCQKGIPPSLRGRAWLYLTGGKVKREQNAGKYQELLSQQGDPTWVDIIERDLHRQFPFHEMFSARGGHGQQGLFDVLKAYSLFRPDEGYCQAQAPVAAVLLMHMPAEEAIQLDGEILYALLHKVSPTAHRHLKKHNLEPVLCMTEWFMCAFSRTLPWASVLRIWDMFLCEGVKILFRVGLVLLKCTLGSQEKLKSCQGLYETMQLLRAIQPQYMQESFLAQEVIELHVTEKDIEKEHFNQLRRWKESHGNLQSKSPPRMHGAKAIMTAEPPGDQDLRQRPNIKVESLLPPKQDGERGTFDHKAEVRQENNTTPSPPVGNPGYLQPDPSPLLKHTTVDGSKESVSSTEHDTYL
- the LOC130517561 gene encoding TBC1 domain family member 10A-like isoform X2, with protein sequence MARSRHGNGLDSSGIKEKLTDHGNSSWFVSDPGTNGSAVPEETQVDKYGFTGGAQQSSGDLAEEVPIEVLRQREAKWLEMLNSWDKWMAKKHKKVKERCQKGIPPSLRGRAWLYLTGGKVKREQNAGKYQELLSQQGDPTWVDIIERDLHRQFPFHEMFSARGGHGQQGLFDVLKAYSLFRPDEGYCQAQAPVAAVLLMHMPAEDAFWVLVQICEKYLPGYYSTGLEAIQLDGEILYALLHKVSPTAHRHLKKHNLEPVLCMTEWFMCAFSRTLPWASVLRIWDMFLCEGVKILFRVGLVLLKCTLGSQEKLKSCQGLYETMQLLRAIQPQYMQESFLAQEVIELHVTEKDIEKEHFNQLRRWKESHGNLQSKSPPRMHGAKAIMTAEPPGDQDLRQRPNIKVESLLPPKQDGERGTFDHKAEVRQENNTTPSPPVGNPGYLQPDPSPLLKHTTVDGSKESVSSTEHDTYL
- the LOC130517561 gene encoding TBC1 domain family member 10A-like isoform X1, with protein sequence MGTAAGSCPTQGPTAAQSRRRRRWTSTASQGGPSSPLETLLNVLVQALSQYGSLLPDCVDILRVDSAEEVPIEVLRQREAKWLEMLNSWDKWMAKKHKKVKERCQKGIPPSLRGRAWLYLTGGKVKREQNAGKYQELLSQQGDPTWVDIIERDLHRQFPFHEMFSARGGHGQQGLFDVLKAYSLFRPDEGYCQAQAPVAAVLLMHMPAEDAFWVLVQICEKYLPGYYSTGLEAIQLDGEILYALLHKVSPTAHRHLKKHNLEPVLCMTEWFMCAFSRTLPWASVLRIWDMFLCEGVKILFRVGLVLLKCTLGSQEKLKSCQGLYETMQLLRAIQPQYMQESFLAQEVIELHVTEKDIEKEHFNQLRRWKESHGNLQSKSPPRMHGAKAIMTAEPPGDQDLRQRPNIKVESLLPPKQDGERGTFDHKAEVRQENNTTPSPPVGNPGYLQPDPSPLLKHTTVDGSKESVSSTEHDTYL